A section of the Spirosoma pollinicola genome encodes:
- a CDS encoding OmpA family protein, whose amino-acid sequence MNRNWIVWILGGLLWLSSLGVWAQTDSLLQQANRLLNYKAYGRAIEAYTELLNDYEPKLTSKQKATVQSRLAFAYQQVGDNQKAERYYREVVDSNTDENLQQILQFAQTLASNGKFKEAQKQYERYLLLKEKQPERAVATGPSLGVRKDAVRYRLEYLALNSQGEEFSPAFYQDGLVYVAGKKGGSAIETTGSGGGSGYLDLFYVPNRNNLKIGSIINADGSTSKAPSTHAKSPYTVGQDSYSRPTANDSRTVPNFYEGINISEGLGYVEQPIDPSKRFSKTLNTKYHEGPATFSRDGLRIIFTRNNYNNGRASKSSAGVNKLKLYTAVQQNGSWMNIEELPFNSDEYSVGHPTLSRDEQFLYFASDMPGGFGGTDLYVSQYQNGRWSRPVNLGGVINTKGNELFPFVDDAGNLYFSSDGRKGLGALDIFFSTLSNNVTVKTVEHLDAPINSDQDDFGFIADGNRRGGYFSSNRRSGNDDIYRFVRESSLFGCRDLTIRLYNTNTEQPLDSVTVLIKSKGEGHPDRTLVSDANGFMRICLEGDNAFTFQASRDGYINSTVGFTTAALTDDQPSRLEIGLIMPTVVIDTIRAESTISRGPLTQSRVQGVIMGGRERKPIEGVTVRLRNECDRTIREYVTRADGRYTFNVVEGCDYTLVASKPAFGTNTNRIKRLPKKTKPKEVSADLRMLSVGDVVTIDNIYYDLDRSSLRADAARELDKVVATMRKYPSLIIEIRSHTDSRGDAERNKTLSLQRANAVATYLVSKGINRRRMSTLGMGESQLVNNCTDGVICTDAEHQRNRRTEFRVVEIK is encoded by the coding sequence ATGAACAGGAACTGGATTGTATGGATTTTGGGAGGATTGCTGTGGCTGAGCTCGTTAGGGGTTTGGGCGCAAACAGACTCTTTGTTGCAGCAGGCAAACCGGTTGCTCAACTATAAGGCCTACGGCCGTGCTATAGAAGCGTATACGGAGCTTTTAAACGATTACGAACCTAAACTGACCAGCAAACAGAAAGCCACGGTACAAAGTCGTTTGGCATTTGCATATCAACAAGTGGGCGATAACCAGAAAGCGGAGCGTTATTACCGTGAAGTTGTGGATAGTAACACCGACGAAAATCTGCAACAAATTTTACAATTTGCCCAGACACTGGCTAGTAATGGTAAGTTCAAGGAAGCTCAGAAACAGTATGAGCGCTATCTTCTATTGAAAGAAAAGCAACCCGAACGGGCTGTTGCTACCGGGCCTTCGCTAGGTGTGAGAAAAGACGCTGTGCGCTATCGGTTAGAATATCTGGCCTTAAACTCACAGGGCGAAGAGTTTAGCCCGGCCTTTTACCAGGATGGTCTGGTATATGTAGCGGGTAAAAAAGGGGGGTCAGCTATTGAGACGACAGGTAGCGGAGGTGGTTCGGGCTATCTCGACTTGTTTTACGTACCAAACCGGAATAACCTGAAGATCGGCAGTATTATTAATGCTGATGGAAGCACGAGTAAAGCACCTTCCACCCATGCAAAATCGCCATATACAGTTGGTCAGGACAGTTACTCCCGACCAACAGCCAACGATTCGCGCACCGTGCCAAATTTTTATGAAGGGATTAACATCTCGGAAGGTCTGGGGTATGTCGAACAGCCTATAGATCCGTCGAAACGATTCAGCAAAACCCTCAATACGAAATATCACGAAGGGCCGGCAACGTTTTCGCGTGACGGTTTGCGCATAATTTTTACCCGCAACAATTACAATAACGGCCGTGCCAGCAAGAGTTCGGCGGGGGTCAATAAACTTAAGCTGTACACGGCTGTGCAGCAGAATGGTTCCTGGATGAACATCGAAGAATTGCCCTTCAACAGTGATGAGTATTCGGTTGGCCATCCCACCCTTAGCCGTGATGAACAGTTTCTGTATTTTGCTTCTGATATGCCGGGAGGTTTTGGTGGAACAGATCTGTATGTTAGCCAGTATCAGAATGGTCGATGGAGCAGGCCGGTCAATTTGGGGGGAGTAATTAACACAAAAGGCAACGAGCTTTTCCCATTTGTCGACGATGCCGGAAATCTGTACTTCTCGTCGGACGGTCGTAAAGGCCTTGGTGCGTTGGATATATTTTTTTCGACTCTATCGAATAACGTGACCGTAAAAACCGTCGAGCATCTTGATGCGCCCATTAACTCCGACCAGGATGATTTCGGCTTTATTGCCGATGGTAACCGGCGGGGCGGCTATTTCAGCAGTAACCGGCGAAGTGGCAATGACGACATTTACCGCTTTGTTCGGGAGAGTTCATTGTTCGGGTGCCGCGACCTGACCATACGTCTATATAATACAAACACCGAGCAACCTTTAGATAGCGTAACGGTATTGATTAAGTCAAAAGGCGAAGGGCATCCCGACCGTACACTTGTGAGTGATGCGAACGGCTTTATGCGAATTTGTCTGGAAGGCGATAATGCGTTTACATTTCAGGCCAGCCGGGATGGTTATATTAATAGCACAGTAGGTTTTACAACGGCCGCCCTTACCGATGATCAGCCAAGCCGACTTGAAATTGGCTTAATAATGCCAACCGTTGTGATAGATACAATCAGGGCTGAAAGCACAATTTCCAGAGGTCCGCTAACCCAGTCACGGGTGCAGGGCGTCATTATGGGCGGGCGAGAACGCAAGCCAATAGAAGGCGTAACCGTGCGACTTCGCAATGAGTGTGACCGTACAATACGCGAATATGTAACCCGTGCAGATGGGAGATATACATTTAATGTAGTTGAGGGGTGCGACTATACGCTGGTCGCTTCCAAGCCTGCATTTGGTACAAATACCAACCGGATCAAGCGGCTGCCTAAAAAGACAAAACCCAAAGAAGTATCCGCCGACCTTCGCATGCTTAGTGTAGGGGATGTAGTTACTATTGACAACATTTACTATGACCTTGACCGCTCCAGCCTTCGAGCCGACGCTGCTCGCGAACTGGATAAAGTGGTAGCTACGATGCGCAAATATCCGTCATTGATTATTGAAATCCGGTCGCACACCGACAGCCGGGGTGATGCCGAACGCAATAAGACCCTGTCGTTACAACGCGCCAACGCCGTTGCTACCTATTTAGTCTCGAAAGGCATTAACCGCCGACGTATGTCGACATTAGGTATGGGCGAGTCGCAATTGGTAAACAACTGCACTGATGGCGTTATCTGCACCGATGCTGAACATCAACGCAACCGCCGAACGGAATTTAGAGTGGTGGAGATAAAGTAA
- the ispE gene encoding 4-(cytidine 5'-diphospho)-2-C-methyl-D-erythritol kinase gives MLTFPASKINLGLRITNKRPDGFHNLQSCFYPVAWGDILEVIPAAEFTFTSSGLSIPGNPAQNLCVKAYDLLKADFDLPPVKMHLHKIVPIGAGLGGGSADAAFTLKLLNDQFSIGLTNARLEEYARLLGSDCAFFIQNRPLYCTEKGDVFSEIAVDLRGYHILLVYPNLAISTAEAYGGIRPRQPTIPLCDQLVAPIDKWRTTIHNDFEDSLFPKYPILNQLKEQLYDSGAVYASMSGSGSTVYGIFNAPVIIPNQFSAHRVWEGKL, from the coding sequence TTGTTAACGTTTCCTGCCAGTAAAATAAACCTTGGGCTGCGTATTACCAATAAGCGTCCTGATGGGTTTCATAATCTTCAATCGTGTTTTTACCCGGTTGCGTGGGGTGATATTCTGGAAGTAATACCCGCTGCCGAGTTTACGTTTACCAGTAGTGGACTGTCTATTCCCGGTAATCCTGCCCAAAACCTTTGTGTAAAAGCCTATGATTTACTGAAAGCCGATTTCGATTTGCCGCCAGTAAAAATGCATCTACACAAAATTGTGCCTATTGGAGCGGGTTTAGGTGGCGGCTCTGCCGATGCTGCGTTCACGCTGAAGTTGCTGAACGACCAGTTTTCAATAGGGTTGACGAATGCCCGTTTAGAAGAGTATGCCCGTTTGCTGGGTAGCGATTGTGCATTTTTTATCCAGAACCGGCCATTATACTGTACCGAAAAAGGTGATGTCTTTTCAGAAATAGCCGTTGATCTCCGTGGTTATCACATTCTATTGGTCTACCCCAATCTCGCTATTTCAACGGCCGAAGCCTACGGCGGGATACGACCTCGACAACCAACCATTCCCTTATGCGATCAGTTAGTAGCACCCATCGACAAATGGCGTACAACAATTCACAATGATTTTGAAGACAGCCTGTTTCCAAAATACCCTATTCTGAATCAGCTTAAAGAGCAACTCTACGATAGTGGAGCGGTTTATGCCAGCATGAGCGGCTCTGGATCAACGGTCTATGGTATTTTTAATGCCCCGGTTATTATTCCAAACCAATTTTCAGCACACCGCGTTTGGGAAGGGAAACTATAA
- a CDS encoding cytochrome c oxidase subunit 3 translates to MSNMLTKRREPFRFMVWLGIASSIMIFTMLLVAYVVRQTGPGWTTAKLPNVFLISTGVILLSSFTLRNAIQAFRHERFNSYRTNMATTFGLGILFVTLQAWGWRQMIRAGIELEGNPAGGFIYIISGVHLLHILVGLVLLAILLAEAMRRRLYVDSFVYSVNPPNSLKIKLITLYWHFVDILWLGLFAFLAIHHGLDLNLTL, encoded by the coding sequence ATGAGCAATATGCTAACGAAACGGCGCGAGCCGTTCCGCTTTATGGTGTGGCTGGGAATAGCCAGTAGTATTATGATATTCACAATGCTGCTGGTAGCCTATGTGGTTCGTCAAACCGGACCGGGCTGGACCACAGCGAAGCTGCCCAATGTCTTCCTGATCAGCACGGGCGTTATTCTATTAAGCAGCTTTACACTTAGAAATGCCATCCAGGCATTTCGACATGAGCGTTTTAATAGTTACCGAACCAATATGGCGACCACCTTTGGGTTGGGTATTCTGTTTGTTACACTTCAGGCCTGGGGATGGCGCCAGATGATTCGGGCTGGCATCGAATTGGAAGGTAATCCCGCCGGCGGATTCATTTATATTATATCGGGGGTTCATCTGCTTCACATCCTGGTTGGTCTTGTTCTCCTGGCAATTCTCCTGGCCGAAGCCATGCGCCGTCGGCTCTATGTCGACTCGTTTGTCTATAGCGTGAATCCACCCAACTCACTAAAAATTAAGCTTATTACCTTGTATTGGCACTTTGTCGATATACTCTGGCTGGGCCTGTTTGCGTTTTTAGCGATTCATCATGGTCTCGATTTAAATCTAACGCTGTAA